The Candidatus Methylomirabilota bacterium genome contains the following window.
CTCGGAAGCTCCGCGTGGTGGCCACCATCCCCGACCTCAAGTCGCTCGTCGAGGCCGTCGGCGGCGACCTCGTGGAGGTCGACGCCCTCACCCGGGGCACCCAGAACTTCCACGAGGCCGAGGTCCGCCCGAGCATGATGCTGAAGCTCCGCAAGGCCGACGCGCTCATCGAGAACGGTGTCGAGCTCGACGCGTGGGCCGACGTCGCCGTCCTCGGCGCGAACAACCCGAAGATCGTCCGCGGCGCGCCGGGGCGGATCGAGATCTCGCGCGGCATCGCGCTCCTCGAGGTCCCCTCGACGCGGGTGGACCGCTCGATGGGTGACGTGCATCCGCTCGGCAACCCGCACTTCTCCCTCGACCCGGGCCTGGCGCCGATCATCACTCAGAACATCGTGGACGGCCTCGCCCGCCTCTCACCCGACGACCGCCCGGTGTTCGAGAAGAACCGCCAGGATTTCCTCGAGCGGCTCGGCCGCGAGATGGAGCGCTGGATCAAATTGATGGAACCCGTGAAGGGCGCCAAAGTCGTCGCCTTCCACCCGG
Protein-coding sequences here:
- a CDS encoding metal ABC transporter substrate-binding protein, with the protein product MRRSSSFAAVTLLLALTLLVPSAQAARKLRVVATIPDLKSLVEAVGGDLVEVDALTRGTQNFHEAEVRPSMMLKLRKADALIENGVELDAWADVAVLGANNPKIVRGAPGRIEISRGIALLEVPSTRVDRSMGDVHPLGNPHFSLDPGLAPIITQNIVDGLARLSPDDRPVFEKNRQDFLERLGREMERWIKLMEPVKGAKVVAFHPDVIYFLTRFGLVQVATLEDRPGIPPSPQHLVQVIRLMKAEGVKVILVEPWNDVKLAERIAGEAGARAFVFASAVGAVKGADNYFAAIEYNVKALAEALR